A part of Dermacentor variabilis isolate Ectoservices chromosome 10, ASM5094787v1, whole genome shotgun sequence genomic DNA contains:
- the LOC142560564 gene encoding uncharacterized protein LOC142560564: MTRKSRTVALCCLANFVNAADRVLMPIAIVPMSEQFHWSLLSQGWILSAFAVGYITSQLVGSGAPSRYGGRTVMAGAVLLWSASTLVTPLIASSLPLLLLCRALLGLGEGLGLPCMFHVVGQAAPVPEERTRAVARMLAAGAAGQTAAALVCPHLEWHRAFYVLGALGIVWTAAWMLLHRDEPDGPQYKEPAKVNTVSSPHWLELISHWPLWAIYIAHFAMNWSSYTIMQWLPTYLARALSARPGHLSLAALPYVCNSLCGLLTARAAELAGRQWSVLAVRRLATSCLGLLGPGIGLLAFAAAGNLASALFVVSCAMGLLACNSAGHLANHADVAPAHAALTFSVSNTLATIPGILCGPLTAELVTQSHGRWFPVFVLAAAVNFVGAVVYGSQSSASQVL; encoded by the exons ATGACGCGAAAGTCGAGAACTGTCGCTCTGTGCTGCCTGGCGAACTTTGTGAACGCCGCTGATCGCGTTCTCATGCCGATTGCCATCGTACCGATGAGCGAGCAGTTCCACTGGAGTCTTCTCTCGCAGGGTTGGATACTCAGCGCTTTTGCCGTCGGATACATCACTAGTCAG TTGGTGGGCTCAGGCGCGCCCTCGCGCTACGGTGGTCGCACAGTGATGGCAGGCGCCGTGTTGCTCTGGTCAGCATCAACACTCGTGACGCCCCTCATTGCGtcgtcgctgccgctgctgctgctgtgccgtGCATTGCTGGGCCTGGGCGAGGGCCTCGGGCTGCCCTGCATGTTCCACGTGGTGGGACAGGCAGCGCCAGTGCCCGAGGAGCGGACTCGCGCCGTGGCCCGCATGTTGGCCGCGGGCGCCGCAGGTCAGACGGCTGCTGCGTTAGTGTGTCCACATCTAGAGTGGCACCGAGCCTTTTATGTGCTTGGTGCGCTGGGGATCGTGTGGACGGCTGCATGGATGTTGCTTCACAGGGACGAGCCAGATGGGCCCCAGTACAAGGAGCCCGCCAAGGTGAACACAG TGTCATCTCCACACTGGCTGGAACTGATCAGCCACTGGCCACTGTGGGCCATCTACATCGCCCACTTCGCCATGAACTGGTCCAGCTACACCATCATGCAGTGGCTTCCCACGTATCTGGCACGTGCCCTGTCTGCCCGGCCAGGCCACCTCAGCCTGGCGGCGCTGCCGTATGTCTGCAACTCATTGTGTGGCCTGCTGACAGCCCGAGCAGCTGAGCTGGCTGGCCGCCAGTGGAGCGTGCTGGCTGTACGCCGGCTGGCCACCTCCTGCCTTGGCCTGCTTGGGCCCGGAATAGGTCTGCTCGCATTTGCAGCTGCGGGCAACCTGGCATCGGCACTGTTTGTCGTGTCATGCGCCATGGGCCTTCTGGCGTGCAACTCTGCAGGCCACCTGGCCAACCATGCCGATGTGGCGCCAGCTCATGCGGCTCTCACGTTCAGCGTCAGCAACACACTG GCAACCATTCCCGGAATCCTGTGCGGGCCGCTGACGGCAGAGCTCGTGACGCAGTCCCACGGCCGGTGGTTCCCGGTGTTCGTGCTCGCTGCTGCCGTCAACTTTGTGGGAGCCGTCGTCTACGGGAGCCAGAGCTCTGCAAGCCAAGTGTTGTGA